In Chloroflexota bacterium, the following proteins share a genomic window:
- a CDS encoding redox-sensing transcriptional repressor Rex — MDISPNAIPDVVVRRLPIYARSLSYLAEEGVRSVSSQELGERIGVTAAQIRKDLSYFGEFGKQGIGYNVEYLLGHIRRILGLHEVWPVVLVGVGPLGQAIARYEGFRTRGIDIIGVFDNDTSKIGLQLGRNTVQPDSDLPKILQEHNIRLAIVAVPAVRAQEVVDVLVQNGVQGILNYAPIVVQTPDNVWVRHIDPVALLHSMTYYLSREDEHHAMNEH, encoded by the coding sequence ATGGACATCTCCCCCAACGCAATTCCCGATGTTGTAGTGCGGCGATTGCCAATTTACGCACGTAGCCTGAGTTATTTGGCTGAAGAAGGTGTTCGTTCGGTTTCCTCGCAGGAGTTAGGCGAACGAATTGGGGTTACTGCCGCTCAAATTCGTAAAGATCTTTCTTATTTTGGTGAATTTGGCAAGCAAGGCATTGGCTATAACGTCGAGTATTTGCTGGGGCATATTCGACGGATTTTGGGTTTGCACGAAGTTTGGCCCGTCGTGTTGGTTGGGGTCGGGCCACTAGGTCAGGCCATCGCTCGCTACGAGGGCTTTCGTACCCGCGGCATCGATATTATTGGGGTTTTCGATAACGATACCTCGAAAATTGGCTTGCAATTAGGCCGCAACACCGTCCAGCCCGATTCCGATTTACCGAAAATTTTGCAAGAGCATAATATTCGCTTGGCGATTGTGGCTGTGCCAGCGGTTCGCGCTCAAGAAGTCGTCGATGTATTGGTGCAAAACGGGGTTCAAGGCATTTTGAACTACGCGCCAATTGTGGTGCAAACCCCCGATAATGTTTGGGTGCGCCATATCGATCCGGTAGCGCTGTTGCATAGCATGACCTATTATCTTTCGCGTGAAGATGAACACCACGCCATGAACGAGCATTGA